In the genome of Corythoichthys intestinalis isolate RoL2023-P3 chromosome 19, ASM3026506v1, whole genome shotgun sequence, one region contains:
- the ndufaf7 gene encoding protein arginine methyltransferase NDUFAF7, mitochondrial isoform X2 produces the protein MRGLFVANTKQLLRSIDSVGPIPAARWRATTGGRLSSSSSSSGEENAMLRHLISKIKATGPISVAEYMREALTNPAMGYYVKKNMLGADGDFVTSPEISQIFGELLGVWAVSEWMAAGRPDRLQLVELGPGRGSLAADVLRVFGQLRSVLSAASASLHLVEVSPVLSRLQARTLIGTEGAEAEEPVYKSGRTSAGTPVSWYRRLDDVPPGFSIFLAHEFFDALPVHKFQRTERGWREVMVDADPDAPGRLRLAVAPAPTLASVTLVQPDETRDHVEVCAEGGVVVRQLARRVSGHGGAALIADYGHDGTKTDTFRGFKGHRLHDPLEAPGCADLTADVDFSYVRRVAEPLAACVGPLAQRVFLRNMGIDVRMQVLLRNCDRSAREQLTASYRVLMDGAEMGERFLFMALLHPSRLEEPEMAAGLKLQKKKPAQLPVAGFAQLHF, from the exons ATGAGGGGACTTTTCGTTGCGAATACGAAACAACTACTCAGGTCGATTGACTCGGTCGGTCCCATACCTGCAG cGCGATGGCGAGCGACCACGGGCGGACGTCTGAgctcgtcgtcgtcgtcgtctgggGAGGAGAACGCCATGTTGCGTCACCTGATCAGCAAAATCAAAGCCACGGGGCCCATTTCTGTGGCCGAGTACATGAGGGAGGCGCTCACCAACCCCGCCATG GGCTACTACGTCAAGAAGAACATGCTGGGAGCCGACGGAGACTTTGTCACGTCGCCCGAGATCAGTCAGATCTTTGGAGAG CTGCTGGGCGTGTGGGCGGTCAGCGAGTGGATGGCGGCGGGTCGGCCCGATCGGCTCCAGCTGGTGGAGCTGGGACCCGGAAGAGGATCTCTGGCCGCCGACGTCCTCCGG GTTTTCGGTCAGCTCCGATCCGTGCTGAGCGCGGCTTCCGCGTCGCTGCACTTGGTGGAGGTCAGTCCGGTTCTGAGTCGGCTGCAGGCGCGAACGCTGATCGGGACGGAAGGCGCCGAGGCGGAGGAGCCCGTTTACAAGAGCGGCCGGACGTCGGCCGGCACGCCCGTATCTTGGTACCGCCGCTTGGACGACGTCCCGCCCG GTTTTAGCATCTTTCTGGCTCACGAGTTCTTCGACGCGCTGCCCGTTCACAAGTTCCAG CGGACGGAGCGAGGTTGGCGCGAGGTGATGGTGGACGCGGACCCCGACGCGCCGGGCCGGCTGAGGTTGGCGGTGGCGCCGGCGCCCACCTTGGCGTCCGTCACTCTGGTGCAG CCCGACGAAACTCGCGACCACGTGGAAGTTTGCGCCGAGGGCGGAGTCGTGGTCCGGCAGCTGGCCCGACGCGTCTCCGGACACGGCGGGGCGGCGTTGATCGCCGACTACGGCCACGACGGCACGAAGACGGATACCTTTCGG GGGTTCAAAGGTCACCGCCTTCACGACCCGTTGGAGGCTCCCGGCTGCGCCGACCTCACCGCCGACGTGGATTTTAGTTACGTTCGGCGCGTGGCCGAACCGCTGGCGGCCTGCGTGGGACCGCTCGCTCAGAGGGTGTTTTTGAGGAACATGGGCATCGACGTGCGCATGCAG GTCCTGCTGAGAAACTGCGACCGATCCGCCCGGGAGCAGCTGACCGCCAGCTACCGGGTGTTGATGGACGGCGCGGAGATGGGCGAGCGCTTCCTGTTTATGGCGTTGCTGCACCCCAGCCGCCTGGAAGAGCCCGAAATGGCCGCCGGCCTCAAGCTACAAAAAAAGAAGCCGGCGCAGCTCCCCGTGGCGGGCTTTGCCCAACTCCACTTCTGA
- the LOC130907500 gene encoding connector enhancer of kinase suppressor of ras 3-like isoform X2, which translates to MEAVSTWSPQQVLDWMKGVDDSLRQYLPAFGWRRVDGETLLKLTHRELSAMGVVKIGHQELLLEAVDLLCALNRGVESDNLKTLAGKMRLAHRDLSGAVTRRRKNPGHGSRRPANDFLAAVVELIAVAKSLLAWLDRTSASDFTSTKSDIVQLCLELTSAVQKDLTVYDMEEKSLQVSEALNNLCEKTSQATSEPSGSERSCVEEVCISDIKPGEGLGIYIKSTYDGLHVVTGTIENSPADKTKRIHAGDEVVRVNEQTVGWRLDHLVAKLRGESGNVRLLLKKRPSGTGAAFAPAPFKNTRWRAPRHLVTSDGRSPHRASSDLPRWRPPRASDADRPDVSDPRVPPPPVAETSRRLDACPDPDDGTVGPDDAWRTRPPVPVPVRLRQRSVARGKPRPASMPADVLSAVSCQRSAPGWQGPRPLQRYLSNDGIGEDPRFPPAYRRSPSVRGVDRIRGSRRQLDVRQREVSPEKTTAAPGKRSASLLGGWLARLRLLSH; encoded by the exons ATGGAAGCCGTCAGCACGTGGAGTCCCCAACAAGTGCTGGACTGGATGAAAG GTGTGGACGACAGCCTGCGGCAGTACCTCCCGGCCTTCGGGTGGCGGCGGGTGGACGGCGAGACGCTTCTCAAATTGACTCACCGAGAACTGTCCGCGATGGGCGTGGTCAAAATCGGGCATCAGGAGCTGCTACTAGaggccgtcgacctgctgtgcgCGCTG AACCGCGGCGTGGAGTCGGACAACTTGAAGACCTTGGCGGGAAAGATGAGGCTGGCCCACCGCGACCTGAGCGGCGCCGTAACACGGCGCCGAAAGAACCCGGGCCACGGGTCGCGTCGGCCCGCTAACGACTTCCTGGCCGCCGTGGTGGAGCTGATCGCCGTTGCCAAGAGTCTGTTGGCCTGGCTGGACAG GACGAGCGCCAGCGATTTCACGTCCACCAAAAGCGACATCGTCCAACTGTGTCTGGAGCTCACCTCCGCTGTTCAGAAG GATTTGACTGTTTATGACATGGAAGAGAAGAGTCTACAAGTG TCCGAGGCTCTGAACAATCTGTGCGAGAAGACGAGCCAGGCGACCTCCGAGCCTTCCGGGAGCGAGCGCTCGTGCGTGGAGGAAGTCTGCATCTCCGACATCAAGCCCGGCGAAGGCCTG GGGATCTACATCAAGTCCACTTATGACGGACTTCACGTCGTCACAGGAACCATCGAGAAC TCGCCCGCAGATAAAACCAAGCGGATCCACGCCGGCGACGAGGTGGTCCGAGTCAACGAGCAGACG GTGGGCTGGCGGCTCGACCACCTGGTGGCCAAGTTGAGGGGGGAGTCGGGAAATGTGCGTCTGCTGCTGAAAAAGAGGCCGTCGGGAACGGGCGCCGCCTTCGCCCCCGCGCCGTTCAAGAACACGCGATGGAGAGCCCCGCGTCACCTCGTAACGTCGGACGGACGTTCGCCTCATCGGGCCTCGTCCGACCTCCCGCGATGGCGTCCTCCTCGCGCTTCGGACGCCGACCGGCCGGACGTCTCGGACCCGCGCGTCCCCCCTCCGCCCGTCGC CGAGACGAGTCGGCGTCTCGACGCGTGTCCGGATCCTGACGACGGGACCGTCGGCCCGGATGACGCCTGGCGAACGCGGCCCCCAGTCCCGGTTCCGGTCCGACTGAGACAGCGCTCCGTTGCCCGAG GTAAACCCCGGCCCGCGTCCATGCCGGCCGACGTTCTCTCCGCCGTGTCTTGCCAGCGTAGCGCTCCGGGATGGCAAG GCCCCCGTCCACTCCAGCGCTACCTGAGTAACGACGGCATCGGCGAGGACCCGCGCTTCCCGCCGGCGTACCGGCGCAGCCCGTCGGTCCGCGGCGTCGACCGCATCCGAGGCAGCCGCCGCCAGCTTGACGTGCGCCAGCGGGAAGTTTCGCCGGAGAAGACGACAGCCGCCCCTGGCAAACGCTCCGCATCGCTGCTGGGAGGCTGGCTGGCTCGCCTCCGGCTGCTCAGCCACTGA
- the LOC130907500 gene encoding connector enhancer of kinase suppressor of ras 3-like isoform X1, whose product MEAVSTWSPQQVLDWMKGVDDSLRQYLPAFGWRRVDGETLLKLTHRELSAMGVVKIGHQELLLEAVDLLCALNRGVESDNLKTLAGKMRLAHRDLSGAVTRRRKNPGHGSRRPANDFLAAVVELIAVAKSLLAWLDRTSASDFTSTKSDIVQLCLELTSAVQKDLTVYDMEEKSLQVSEALNNLCEKTSQATSEPSGSERSCVEEVCISDIKPGEGLGIYIKSTYDGLHVVTGTIENSPADKTKRIHAGDEVVRVNEQTVVGWRLDHLVAKLRGESGNVRLLLKKRPSGTGAAFAPAPFKNTRWRAPRHLVTSDGRSPHRASSDLPRWRPPRASDADRPDVSDPRVPPPPVAETSRRLDACPDPDDGTVGPDDAWRTRPPVPVPVRLRQRSVARGKPRPASMPADVLSAVSCQRSAPGWQGPRPLQRYLSNDGIGEDPRFPPAYRRSPSVRGVDRIRGSRRQLDVRQREVSPEKTTAAPGKRSASLLGGWLARLRLLSH is encoded by the exons ATGGAAGCCGTCAGCACGTGGAGTCCCCAACAAGTGCTGGACTGGATGAAAG GTGTGGACGACAGCCTGCGGCAGTACCTCCCGGCCTTCGGGTGGCGGCGGGTGGACGGCGAGACGCTTCTCAAATTGACTCACCGAGAACTGTCCGCGATGGGCGTGGTCAAAATCGGGCATCAGGAGCTGCTACTAGaggccgtcgacctgctgtgcgCGCTG AACCGCGGCGTGGAGTCGGACAACTTGAAGACCTTGGCGGGAAAGATGAGGCTGGCCCACCGCGACCTGAGCGGCGCCGTAACACGGCGCCGAAAGAACCCGGGCCACGGGTCGCGTCGGCCCGCTAACGACTTCCTGGCCGCCGTGGTGGAGCTGATCGCCGTTGCCAAGAGTCTGTTGGCCTGGCTGGACAG GACGAGCGCCAGCGATTTCACGTCCACCAAAAGCGACATCGTCCAACTGTGTCTGGAGCTCACCTCCGCTGTTCAGAAG GATTTGACTGTTTATGACATGGAAGAGAAGAGTCTACAAGTG TCCGAGGCTCTGAACAATCTGTGCGAGAAGACGAGCCAGGCGACCTCCGAGCCTTCCGGGAGCGAGCGCTCGTGCGTGGAGGAAGTCTGCATCTCCGACATCAAGCCCGGCGAAGGCCTG GGGATCTACATCAAGTCCACTTATGACGGACTTCACGTCGTCACAGGAACCATCGAGAAC TCGCCCGCAGATAAAACCAAGCGGATCCACGCCGGCGACGAGGTGGTCCGAGTCAACGAGCAGACGGTG GTGGGCTGGCGGCTCGACCACCTGGTGGCCAAGTTGAGGGGGGAGTCGGGAAATGTGCGTCTGCTGCTGAAAAAGAGGCCGTCGGGAACGGGCGCCGCCTTCGCCCCCGCGCCGTTCAAGAACACGCGATGGAGAGCCCCGCGTCACCTCGTAACGTCGGACGGACGTTCGCCTCATCGGGCCTCGTCCGACCTCCCGCGATGGCGTCCTCCTCGCGCTTCGGACGCCGACCGGCCGGACGTCTCGGACCCGCGCGTCCCCCCTCCGCCCGTCGC CGAGACGAGTCGGCGTCTCGACGCGTGTCCGGATCCTGACGACGGGACCGTCGGCCCGGATGACGCCTGGCGAACGCGGCCCCCAGTCCCGGTTCCGGTCCGACTGAGACAGCGCTCCGTTGCCCGAG GTAAACCCCGGCCCGCGTCCATGCCGGCCGACGTTCTCTCCGCCGTGTCTTGCCAGCGTAGCGCTCCGGGATGGCAAG GCCCCCGTCCACTCCAGCGCTACCTGAGTAACGACGGCATCGGCGAGGACCCGCGCTTCCCGCCGGCGTACCGGCGCAGCCCGTCGGTCCGCGGCGTCGACCGCATCCGAGGCAGCCGCCGCCAGCTTGACGTGCGCCAGCGGGAAGTTTCGCCGGAGAAGACGACAGCCGCCCCTGGCAAACGCTCCGCATCGCTGCTGGGAGGCTGGCTGGCTCGCCTCCGGCTGCTCAGCCACTGA
- the ndufaf7 gene encoding protein arginine methyltransferase NDUFAF7, mitochondrial isoform X1, whose protein sequence is MRGLFVANTKQLLRSIDSVGPIPAARWRATTGGRLSSSSSSSGEENAMLRHLISKIKATGPISVAEYMREALTNPAMGYYVKKNMLGADGDFVTSPEISQIFGELLGVWAVSEWMAAGRPDRLQLVELGPGRGSLAADVLRVFGQLRSVLSAASASLHLVEVSPVLSRLQARTLIGTEGAEAEEPVYKSGRTSAGTPVSWYRRLDDVPPGFSIFLAHEFFDALPVHKFQRTERGWREVMVDADPDAPGRLRLAVAPAPTLASVTLVQVRYKPDETRDHVEVCAEGGVVVRQLARRVSGHGGAALIADYGHDGTKTDTFRGFKGHRLHDPLEAPGCADLTADVDFSYVRRVAEPLAACVGPLAQRVFLRNMGIDVRMQVLLRNCDRSAREQLTASYRVLMDGAEMGERFLFMALLHPSRLEEPEMAAGLKLQKKKPAQLPVAGFAQLHF, encoded by the exons ATGAGGGGACTTTTCGTTGCGAATACGAAACAACTACTCAGGTCGATTGACTCGGTCGGTCCCATACCTGCAG cGCGATGGCGAGCGACCACGGGCGGACGTCTGAgctcgtcgtcgtcgtcgtctgggGAGGAGAACGCCATGTTGCGTCACCTGATCAGCAAAATCAAAGCCACGGGGCCCATTTCTGTGGCCGAGTACATGAGGGAGGCGCTCACCAACCCCGCCATG GGCTACTACGTCAAGAAGAACATGCTGGGAGCCGACGGAGACTTTGTCACGTCGCCCGAGATCAGTCAGATCTTTGGAGAG CTGCTGGGCGTGTGGGCGGTCAGCGAGTGGATGGCGGCGGGTCGGCCCGATCGGCTCCAGCTGGTGGAGCTGGGACCCGGAAGAGGATCTCTGGCCGCCGACGTCCTCCGG GTTTTCGGTCAGCTCCGATCCGTGCTGAGCGCGGCTTCCGCGTCGCTGCACTTGGTGGAGGTCAGTCCGGTTCTGAGTCGGCTGCAGGCGCGAACGCTGATCGGGACGGAAGGCGCCGAGGCGGAGGAGCCCGTTTACAAGAGCGGCCGGACGTCGGCCGGCACGCCCGTATCTTGGTACCGCCGCTTGGACGACGTCCCGCCCG GTTTTAGCATCTTTCTGGCTCACGAGTTCTTCGACGCGCTGCCCGTTCACAAGTTCCAG CGGACGGAGCGAGGTTGGCGCGAGGTGATGGTGGACGCGGACCCCGACGCGCCGGGCCGGCTGAGGTTGGCGGTGGCGCCGGCGCCCACCTTGGCGTCCGTCACTCTGGTGCAGGTCAGATACAAA CCCGACGAAACTCGCGACCACGTGGAAGTTTGCGCCGAGGGCGGAGTCGTGGTCCGGCAGCTGGCCCGACGCGTCTCCGGACACGGCGGGGCGGCGTTGATCGCCGACTACGGCCACGACGGCACGAAGACGGATACCTTTCGG GGGTTCAAAGGTCACCGCCTTCACGACCCGTTGGAGGCTCCCGGCTGCGCCGACCTCACCGCCGACGTGGATTTTAGTTACGTTCGGCGCGTGGCCGAACCGCTGGCGGCCTGCGTGGGACCGCTCGCTCAGAGGGTGTTTTTGAGGAACATGGGCATCGACGTGCGCATGCAG GTCCTGCTGAGAAACTGCGACCGATCCGCCCGGGAGCAGCTGACCGCCAGCTACCGGGTGTTGATGGACGGCGCGGAGATGGGCGAGCGCTTCCTGTTTATGGCGTTGCTGCACCCCAGCCGCCTGGAAGAGCCCGAAATGGCCGCCGGCCTCAAGCTACAAAAAAAGAAGCCGGCGCAGCTCCCCGTGGCGGGCTTTGCCCAACTCCACTTCTGA